One window of Candidatus Methylomirabilota bacterium genomic DNA carries:
- a CDS encoding GIY-YIG nuclease family protein, with product MLRSDRDQRLYTGTTHDLRTRIKLHADGKVRATAYRRPLVLVYYEACLSGDDAFRR from the coding sequence GTGTTGCGGAGTGATCGAGATCAACGGCTCTACACCGGAACGACGCACGACCTCCGCACCCGAATCAAGCTGCACGCCGACGGAAAGGTGCGCGCGACCGCTTACCGACGGCCACTGGTACTCGTGTACTACGAGGCCTGCCTGAGTGGCGATGATGCGTTTCGCCGGTAA
- a CDS encoding TIGR03557 family F420-dependent LLM class oxidoreductase, which translates to MALQIGYQLSSEEHRPNDLVRYAQMAEEHGFAFATISDHFHPWVEAQGQSPFVWSVIGAIAHATEKLGLGTWVTCPTTRLHPAVVAQAAATSAAMMPGRFFLGVGTGENLNEHIVGQGWPETEVRQARLEEAIGVIRLLWKGGNHSHHGRYFTVENARLYTRPEKPPPLLIAAGGLRSAEVAGRLADGLIATGPEAEYVRAFDATGGRGRPRYGSVTVCWARDEKSARKTAHRVWPTAAMESSLSWELPLPQHFEDAAKLVTADAVAREIVCGPDPEKHVAAIAKYVEAGFDHVVIHQVGPDQAGFFAFYAKEVLPTLKSTLKSLKRPPAKASPDRRRRRAA; encoded by the coding sequence ATGGCGCTTCAGATCGGTTACCAGCTGTCGAGCGAGGAGCATCGGCCGAACGACCTCGTCCGTTACGCACAAATGGCCGAGGAGCACGGGTTTGCCTTCGCGACGATCTCGGACCACTTCCACCCGTGGGTCGAGGCCCAGGGCCAGAGCCCGTTCGTCTGGAGCGTGATCGGCGCGATAGCCCACGCCACCGAAAAGCTCGGGCTGGGCACATGGGTGACGTGCCCCACCACGCGCCTACATCCCGCCGTCGTGGCCCAGGCGGCGGCCACGTCGGCGGCGATGATGCCGGGACGCTTCTTTCTGGGCGTGGGGACCGGGGAGAACCTCAATGAGCACATCGTAGGGCAGGGCTGGCCGGAAACAGAGGTCAGACAGGCGCGCCTGGAGGAGGCCATCGGGGTCATCCGCCTCTTGTGGAAGGGCGGGAACCACAGCCATCACGGCCGGTACTTCACGGTGGAGAACGCCAGGCTCTACACCCGGCCGGAGAAGCCGCCCCCGCTGCTGATCGCCGCCGGCGGCCTGAGGAGCGCCGAGGTGGCAGGCCGCCTCGCCGACGGCCTCATCGCCACCGGCCCCGAAGCGGAGTACGTCCGCGCCTTCGACGCGACGGGTGGGCGAGGCCGGCCCCGCTACGGGAGTGTCACCGTCTGCTGGGCCCGGGACGAGAAATCGGCGCGCAAGACCGCGCATCGGGTTTGGCCGACCGCCGCCATGGAGAGCTCGCTGTCGTGGGAGCTGCCGCTGCCCCAGCACTTCGAGGACGCGGCCAAGCTGGTGACGGCAGACGCGGTCGCCAGGGAGATCGTCTGCGGGCCCGACCCCGAGAAGCACGTCGCCGCGATCGCGAAGTACGTGGAGGCGGGGTTCGACCACGTCGTCATTCACCAGGTGGGCCCGGACCAGGCGGGATTCTTCGCGTTCTACGCCAAGGAGGTCCTGCCCACGCTGAAGTCGACCCTGAAGTCGCTCAAGCGGCCGCCCGCCAAGGCGAGCCCGGACAGGCGACGCCGCCGAGCGGCCTGA